A window of Acropora muricata isolate sample 2 chromosome 6, ASM3666990v1, whole genome shotgun sequence genomic DNA:
CGCGGGGCGAAACTCGCCCCACTCCCTAGCTCGTTTTTGAAAAGGGCAATATTTGGTCTTAGAGACAAACATGAATCCCACTGTAGGATATGCAGTCCAGGTCCAAACCTTGAAGGAAAAACTGGGTCTACACCAGGAGCCATTAGGGCTCCTGGTCTACACCTGAATTAATGCAAGCCCACAAGGTCTTTGATCTAGACTGGGTCTTACTGTAAACATGATCAGAGTTATCAAAAAAGAGGTAGTAACAGGAAAATTTATAAAAGCACATGGCAGCGAGGCCTGGGTTTTCCTTCTGCTCGTGTGTTCCATTTTCATCTGGGAAATTACATATGACAGTTGGCAACATTGCAggtcattggtgcattttgaaaaatgtgcaTGATTACTTCTGGGATACAAACACTCACTTGTCTTTGCTGTTGGAGTTGAGCTTCCTCCGTTTGAACTCTTTCCACTTCAAAGATGACTGGTAATGCTAGTATGACAAATGATGTACTCAGAATCCAAACTGTTTTTCCAGAAACACTATAGAGCCACTTAGCACCGCTTACAACACCTCTTGCAGTGGCAATTGTACCACTACGCACAGACTCTGGGAACATTTCTGTCAAGCCCACGAGTCTTTCCACAAGAGTCTCATCAATGTCAGCAAGATTCTGTCAGAAAAAGAGATCAAAATTAGCTAAGTTTAACATGGGCCTTGTAGTTACAAAATCTGAAAAATTCAACACTTCAATGCACCACTCTTTGAACCTGTGACGATTACTTGCTTTCAAAGGTTAATATATAAATGCATTAGATACCACAACGACCTCTGATTTCCTGTCACCGTTAATAATATCTTTACGTAACTTTCCCTCTAAACCGTGGAATATATCTGCCAGTGGCGTTCATTTAGTTCGTAACGTAAGAGCAAACGCTGCTGCCCTGTATATTAGACTCGTTCACATTTGATCACGTTATTTTTGTATGTGGAAATCAAACATGATGCTCAATGAACGACGAAAAAATTCCCAGCGCAATTTGAATACAGACTGTAAATCATGACAATTACCTCATCGTCCAAGTTTTCAATTTGAGGCATaacgaatatatatatatatatgtaagtTTATATATACATAGATTACTTCAAAATAACACAATTGCACTACAACTTATCTGTCCGTTTACCACGAGTAACTGCAGGGTAACCAGGCccaaaacaaggaaaaggaCTGGGGTTGCGGTTACCACATTTCAACATGGCGGCACCGGGCGCGCAATTTTGCGTCAATTACTGAATTGGGTCCTTGTATTACAGCAATGCAAAATGTCTGATCCATTGACAAATTATCTTGAGCAGCTTCATTGTCTTCCGCTATCTGATGTACATCAACGAGGAGTGGTTGCAAATAACATAGTAGTGGACCTCAGTTCTTTTTGCTTGGGGAATCCACCCGACAGGGAACTAGGTAAGAAGAAAAACTGAGTTCAGATGTGGTATTTGTAGCCGAAGCGGGTGAGATGTGATGATTGTTCCAGAAAGAGAACATAGGAGGTACCAACCACTCTAGGGTGCTTATTGATAGCCTGCGCATCATCTCAGTGGGCATGGATACTGTATGCCCGCATCAAGCAAAGTTCAGTACATGCAGTTGGCAAACAAAAATGCAACGCTGTTATTTACATCTGAGATGAGAACTGAGTGCAACATGTTGAGTTAATCATTGTTAAATGTTGTTGGATGTTGCACCAACGCGTTTGATCCATTTCTTTGATCTTTGACATAAGGCATGTTTGGTGACCTTGCTTTAAATTTTATAATGACTCTTTTAAGAGTAAAATTAATCCCAGaagtaaaattaaaattgatcccaaaaaaggaattttggagcaactacagaatacagggccattTTTGAAGGTATTTATTAGAGAGTGGCTGGCCGGCTCAGCAGTGGCCTTAGTGCTTGAATAACGAAGTAGATATATTAGAGAGTGGCTTGGTGGCTCACCGGCTCAGCAGTGGCCGTAGTGCTTGAAGAATGTGgtagatatataagagagtggcTCTGTGGCTTGCCGGCTCAACAGTGGCCTTAGAGCTTTAAGAACATGGTAGATACATTAGAGAGTGGCTCAGCAGCTTGCCGGTTCGCCAGTTGTTTTAGTgccttaaagtgcccatgacacaaaattttttattatcttattcgaaagagctttcacaatgatgaagaatggcgtttatttcagtgtgatagcactcttggttgccgacttattcaagattttgatttatgcaaattagatgagtgtgacgtcacaaaagggacacaaagtggtgcaaaatcacaaaaaattgattacctctctcgactttttctgtatagaactgaaactcagtacagttgttatgctcctcacaaagttccatgatatgtccactgtgacatttccatggcaacacaatgggctccaggccctctccattcaaaggggaaaattagagttttcctccttcaggaagtgttatttgctcttgttgttcattcagtgggtgtgagcgaacatggacattacaaagcagaagcacaaagaagtctgttaaactctagagcaacaaataaggcagttttcattttaggaaggtagaggtctagtaacgagtatgttgctatggtgacatcataaccactattaaaatgtgtagttattgcagtacatcaaccctgcaaaatttcaatcctgtagatttagtaattgcacagatattcaattttttgtgatttcgcaccactttgtgtcccttttgtgacgtcacactcatctaatttgcataaatcaaaatctttaataactcggcaaccaagagtgctatcaaaataaaataaacgccattcttcatcattttgaaagctctttcgaacaagataataaaaaatttcgtgtcatgggcactttaagaaTGTAgtagatatataagagagtggcTCGGCCACTCGGCAGTGGTATCAACTGACAAGCCGACAAGCCATCTAAATTATATACCTTGAAATCGACTGACGAGCCGACAAGCCAGTTGAAAGAGATAGGCCttcaaaagtggccctgtattctgtagttaagcCTGAATTTTAAATGTTGTTCAGTCAAAGCTCAGAATTCttgatataattataattattaaggaTCCTTTAGGCCAACTACCTGTGATTCTGGCCAACTCTTTTCCAGTCTACTGTAGTCTatgacaaagaaaaataaaagcaaatggAAAAAATGAACAGCAGCTTCTCAGTTGACCCTCAACTGTCAGCGGACACTCACAGAAAAGCAGAGATCAAGAAAAGTTTGAACTAACAGTTGGCCAATTCTGAAATGAATGTTCTTTTCTTCTTATGTTGCTAAGTGATACTGTTTTATTATGGTTAAAACAAATAAGTGCATGACATTATAAcaattatcaatattatttttgaaaattgaggtaaatattctgccactattcatctctaaccctaaccctgaagCACTGAGGTACATATTCTGCCATTCTTTAACTATTACTCCAACAtagcaaaccaatcagattgcttgaaacaccaagatcactgagtgagtatatgccaataataaaattattttaattgagtCTAGAGGAAAGACATCATGGAAGACTAATTATTATTTATCCTAAATGTGTTTGTTTCAGCTTATTGCTCTTCAGTTCTATTTCACGAGAAGAAAGGCATAATAAACTTCTTAAAGGAAACGGTCTCTAGAGATGAGGTAAATTGTAATGTTACTGTTATTTTACACTTCTCGAAATGAATACTTTACAACAGAGACCATAGTTTACTTCAACAATACTTTATATTGAGctgcaatagaccattttacagttgtgtgcttagttgcctggcctttgaattaaagtgaggctagagttgaccttgttttgatagaaatctcCCTGCTTTTCTGAGTTAGGTAATTATTgctactaattaacaattatatTATGAGCTGGAGATTTCTATAAGGTGATAGTTGATGAGAAACGGAAAAAGGCATTACTTCCAAGATGACCTCCAGCCACTGCACACTAATCACTGATAGTGTTCAATGGCTCAGGCAATCAGATTACAGCATTTGCATTAGTATACTGGTAGAATTCTATTAATTAAACTGAtggccaatagatgagcttgggaactggtgccaagaAAGGTTGGTGGGGGGGCCCATGCAGGGAGGTTTCCATGGCGACCCTGTGAGCGGGAACCAGCCAAAAGACACTCTCCACCTCTCCAAGGTGCTTGGAGAGAGGAGGGACGGTGAACAGGGGAGCGAGGAACCTCAGAACCCGCAATCATAACCAAGCACCACATATGAAGCACAGGACCCACCCACCTGAGACACCTGTTGCAGTATGCCTTGCCACTTGGAAACCGTTGCGGTGAGAGTCCCCATGATACTTAGGCCAACGGAAGAGCATGTTAAAGCACCTGTACCAGCACTGGGATCAAGGCTTTAACAGCTTGCTGCAAACAGAGGCTGATGCAAGCTGCCCGGCAGGATCTGAGCAGTTAAGACAATCTGGATGGCAGCAAAGCCAGCACGTCTGCAGGTGTCCGGATGTACAACTGAAAGGCAGAACTAGACCAATGACCCAATGCTTGGATGAGGTGGTCAGGAATGCCATTACGACCTACAACAGTAGCCGCCCGATGCGAAAGCTGTAGCTCGAGAAGTTCCCTTATGTATGCCTCCCGCTCACAAAGCCAAAGCCAGTCAGTGAGAAGAGAATGTGAAAGTGGACGACCATCTTGCAGAAGAAACAACAGGCCAGGCCCATCACCGCATCATGGCCTCCACTGCACAGAGACGGCGTTTGCCTATGCCAATATGGATATCCACAACCTTGCAAAATGGGTTCATTTTGGAGGCTTTGATCCTCACACACATGCAGGAAGGTAAGGATGGGCAATCCACAGAAACATCTTGGATCGTGATGTGCAGGGCTGTTCAAGTTGTTCAAGTTGGGAACTGTAAACTCTGAGGCATGCAGGAAACCAAAGTAACCAAGGGTGCATGTTGCCCAGAACATAGAATGATCTGGAATGTTCAGGTCCAGAGATTTCCTAATAACCAACATAAGGTGGTCAGTGATAGGTAAGTGAGAGGAAGACGTTGAATCCTGTGTGCGTTTTATCCCTCATATCACACGTTGAAGGCGCAAGCAATTCAGTAGGGGGTCCTGATATCCTTGCTCAAAATGAAGGGCCCTAATGCCTGACAGATACACCTTGATAGAGGAATGATGTATGGATCTGGCCAGAAACGTCACAAAAGGACAGAGGGTCCACTCATCTGCCGGGCAGGGAGATCCTGAAGGATGAAGTTTGCCCAGCTGAGAACCGAATTGGCTGAATTTCCTTTTACACTGTAGCATAAGTTCGGCATGTAGAAGGAGCTAGACCATTGATCAGGAATGCTGAGCACTGTTGCTCTAAAGGGAGGTAATCAATTCTGCCAACAACTGAGGAGGTATTGGTGTAGGCAGTGACTGCGCTGCTGGAGCCAAGTGGTGAGATTCCTGCCAAGGGGAACGGGAAAGGGCATCAGCAACTTGATTATTGATACTGGGAATGTGTTTGGCTGAAAACGAGAAGCTATCTCATGCCGCAGGAAGCATCAAATTGGGCAAGAGCTATACTATAGAGGGGGTCCTAGAGGGTCCTAGAATTGAGAATGTGTACCACTGCAGCATTGTGTGAGCAAAATAACACATGCTGTTTGCCCCACCCTGACCCCCACAAGTTAACTGCCATGACGATGGGGAATAACTCCTTGTAAGCAATGGACTGAGACACTTGAGATTTATCCCAGCTGCCCACAATCCAAAGACTCTCAAAGTAAGCTCCAAAGCCCAGCGAGCCAGCAGCATCCGATGCCACCTCTAAGTCCAcagctggggcctgtttctcgaaagtcccgaaaacttttcgagCCCCaaaagccattcataaaactCCAGCCCACTTAtcctgtaaagctggtcttttgatatgttttaaagggaatgaaaattaaCATAACTGCAATATTTCGTGTCTCGGAACGCCTTCACTTTGAAGTTATAAAGAGACCTAtatcacccgaaaagtttcaggactttcgagaaagggGCACCTGGAGAGAGCCCTGGGTAGAACCAGAAACTGACACCATGCACTGAGCTAGAAGATCTTCCCACCACTGGAGAACAAGGAGAAATTCCTTGTTCAACCAGATGGGGTGGTCCTTCTTACGGAAGCAGCACATCAGGTCAATCATACGGCACAAAAAGGTTCTGCCTGGCCAAACTGCCTTGGCAGCATGTTGCAGGTGACAAATGAGAGATTCAAGCTCCCATTTTGTGCACCATTGCCACAAATTTCATTGCCACAAATTTACCAACCAGAAGCTGGGCCACTTGCACAAGAGAATCTAACTCAAGGGCCAAGATGGTCAGCACAGGAGAAGGGCCGGGCCAATTTGGTGGGATGAAGGGGTAAGCACGGCTGCTCACAAAGGTTGAATGCTGTCTACAAATACTGTACCCACAACGGTGAGTCTGGGGGGCCAACCGTTATGAAATCATTGAAGTAAATGCAGCAAATCAAGGATTTTGTAGTTGTTCACCAGGATCCACTGCACCAAGTCGGCCACTGAATTGAAAATGTAGGGGACTGAGCGCAAGCTGAGAGCTGTGCCACTCCATGCGCAGCAAGAAGCAATCGCAAGGGTATAGTGCAATGTTTTGATACACTGCTTCGACATCAAACTTGGCCAATAAATGATGACCCCAAAACTGCTGATGTGCAATGATGCCAAGGGCGGGGTATGGAAGGGGCCAGCGACCCTCCGCAAGGACACCTCATAAGCTAAATATTCATCAATAACCATAGGGTGTTGGTATGCTGAAGCCTTATTGCGTTTTGCTGGCTGAAGTGTCTGGTGACGGGAAAAACCCAGTTGGAAGCCGTGACGCAGCCCCTGGAGCACATACCCAACCTTGTCTTGGTGAGGATGTGAGGATGATGTCTTAGCTCCCCAGCAAAATGATCAGCCTTGAAGGGGCTAACGGAACAACGGTGCGGGAAACAACAGTTTGCAGCTGGAGCTACGCAATGGCCTCTATTCCAAGACTTGCAAATAATGCTAGAGTTTATAGGCCCAGCAGCTTCTTAGGAGCTATCTCGATTGCCCTAGGCAGTGACCCCCAGACGCATGAAAGTTGAAGAGCTGAACATTTATTTGGGACCAATCAGACAAGTTGGTTGCTGCCACATGCTTGCGAAACACTTGGTCATAGGCCAGCCACACTCTAGAACTGAATTGCTGGTAGGTGCTAAGAATGAGCAATTTGTACTGTGCCAAATCCCGCCAACCAGTGTGAGAAGTTGGAGGTGAGGACAAACGAATAAACCATAAAGGCGTTGATCCACTGTACAATGTCTGCGATACAACGTTTAGTTTTCTCTGGACAGGCGATTAAAACCACGCAGCCATCGAAGAGTAGTTGCGGTTCGGGTTCTAAGTACACTAGATTGGGAGACAGAAGATTGCTTAAGTCTACATATTTCACAGAGGTGATTTTGCTGACCAGCTTGGTGGAATCAGGGAAATGCCGAACCCAGTGATGAATGCCTGATGCAGAATTGGGGGCAAAAACGTTGTCCTCCGCCAAACAGCCACAATGTTGGAGTGAACAACTGGAGCTTGTTCGGATGCAAACACAGCTTTCACCACCTGGACCATGGTGGCGAGGAAATCCGGCAACAATTGGGCAGAGCTGGAAACAGGATGAAATGGTCGGGAACGTTTGCTGAGATGAACTGCTTGAATTACGCTGGAAAGTTGAACCAGACAAAGCGGCCTTCGTATCAGCAACAAACAGGGCGGCATCCATGGTATTGGGAGCGCTCCGAGACATGCTACGTAGTAAATTGTTTGCGAAACACTTTAGAAACACCGCTAAGATCCCAAAGCTAGAGCAGATGGCAGATATGGCTGATTCATcagcacatggcaaggcaaaCCCCTGCGGCCACCCCTCATGCATATTTGTTAGGAAGACTGCTGGACTTGagattaactttgcctaaattacatttagccacatttagCATGAGAGCAGCATCATtgacataagaaaagcagggaggtttccatCAAAACAGGGCCACCTTCAGCCTTACTTTCGTTCCACGACCAAGCAACTAAGCATGCAACTTTAAATGGTCTTTTGCTGGTGAGCCATGAGACCCCCAAGTAAATAgagaaaattaataaagaaagaaagaaataactattagttattttaaagaaatatGCTAACaatacaaagacaaaaaaaaaagaggcaaaaaaatgaaaaaaaaaaaaaaaaaattgtctgcaCCATCAGGAATAGTGTAGTGCCACCCACACCAAGAGGAGCAGAACATATGGGAGGGGAAGCACAAAGCATGTGTCTTAACAGGTAGCCCTTGAATGAAAGGAGCCTGTGTTTAAACTGCATCATGATAAACAATCACAAGACAGTAGTGCATAGGAATGCCTTTTAGGTATTAAACTATATGCGAAAACACTGCCAAGAATTGTTCTAAACTAGCAATGTAAAGATACTGCAATAATATGCTGagttattatatgcccctgtctcataaggactgggaactaccaaatttgtgaatttgattggctgaaacggatattgaccgcggtctagattttcccatctagaccggcatctagaccggtaatgttttggagtgagaaagttgaaaggtaaaatgtaaaattattgacagttttctaaaaatatatactcctgtaagtgccaaagagctgatgagaaaaaaaaaacagtaaagaggacgagcaaactttgaaagaattaaattcggcttattgccgttcgcaagcaaaatgtcagttagtactaaccaattacatgaaataaataaattgttcttgtgtttgccataaaataaacatcttattaaccgagctaagttggtctgtatgggagaatcttgacctcggtcgtgtgtacagacctcactgtgttcggtctgtacttacgacctcggtcaagattctcccatacagacctcctgctcggttaataagagctaagtaaCAAAGCTCAGGAGGGCATgtacatgattttttttaagtcattAATTTAATGAACATGATAAATGCAAATCTGCTTTTGACCAAGTTACTCTCAGGCTTTCCCACAATTTCCAGTGGTAGGTACAATTTTGTACAGTGCATTTATGTACAAGACTTTTATGCAGAGACTCTGCACAGGCACTGTAGttgggtttttctttttgttgagtTGCCTTTAACCTGCGTTGTTTCCCTAACACATGATCGTAATGCTGCTGACACTTACAGTACAACAAGTGTCCTGTCCAAAAAAACAGTCTGTGACAGTAATTCTTTAGTGAAGCAGAAGCCTGTTGGTTGAATTTAATATGCTAACCTGTGAGGTCCAAGTACaatccattttgtttttctgtcctATCCAAACTTTAGTTTCTGGATGCCAAGTTTGAACTTCTGAGGTTTTTACAATCCTATGTGAAGAAACTTGATGAGAAAGTAAATCCTTATGTTGTGGACATAAAGGTGAAATACTTAATAGTGGCATGGTCAAAGCCAATATTTTGTCCATTTAGTAAATTGCTAAGGATGCTaatagttttggtgaaaatgtgaaACTTTCAGGCTAATTTAAATGTTTCTTATCCCATAAGTCCTACCATATCAATGTCTATGTATTCTGTGTTTCTGAATGTTTTGTCAGGAAATTTGTGTGAAACTGTTTTCGCAAGACCACAGCAACAAAGTAAAAGGTGAAACATTTTCCCTTCTGACCCAGGTATGTAAACCACAAATTTTGTGTGGCCATTCATTTTTctgaagcaataattattacatgatgaTATTTAAGTTGCaatcattttgttttcaaatctaGTTAAGTGTGGGATTGTTTTCAGGCATCTTTGTCAAAAGTGCATTTTTCCCTGTTTCACTGCAACGGATGATGTTGTAAGATGTGTTTTTATGCTTGCATTCCAAGTGGAGGCTGGATGCCTGAGGGacatgggggggggggtgggtgcaACCACAATCACACCACACGGCAGAAGAACACCCTCTGGGCTACCAACCTGCACCCCAACCACGAGCCCCTCCTGCCCCAAGTCCCACAGGAGCACCTGTCATACTGAGCATGAGGCCAGAGACTCAGTAGAAGTGGAATGAAGTCACATAATGCTGGAATGGAACCAGCCCCCCACACTCATAACACAATGCAAGAACTTAACAAAATAATTGTGCAATAGCCATGCAACAACACTACATGACAAATAACATGCTaccaaaaaaaataccaaactGAGTATGCCCTTAGTCATTAGCTAATAAGATTTGTCTGTATTTAACTCAATTCTGCATTTGATGTAACATTCTAAATTACTACATTTATCTGAAAACCAAAGGATGGAGGAAGTAGTTGGTTTCCAGTGATGTGTCCTGGGTTTAATCGATGGCTAGGCTGAATAATATACTTGGGTTGAGTGTTCTTCTTACTGATGTTTTTCACTACACAATATTGTTTTtcccttcaaaaaaaaaaaaaaagaagcaagatGGACTTTTGATctgatttttaatttcttacttGTTATTATCCTTTGTTTGCATGATGAGATGTGCTGATATTTGTTATTCATGATTTCCACTGATCATAGTCTCCTAGCTAGGTAATGCGTACATTCAAGGAACAATAATATTTGGTCCTGGGAAATCTAATTGGCACTTTAAGTTCAGTATCATAACTTTTAGGAGAAAATGTTGACCTACATATCGTGGTCTGCttagttttggttttttcaATGTACTATGTACAATGAGTGGAATCCATTTTCAGTTGTTgctcattaatttttgcttttcagaTTTTTGAAGTCAAACTGGAACCTTCTGTTGTGGAGCAACTTAATGTACCAAAAATGATTGACAAGTATCCTCAGATTACATTTGTTTTTGTGTGTGATAAGATCAGATTATGTACTGTATTTAAGGATTTGTTACCATAACCAACTGGAGAAAGGGACAGAGCAAACCTACTTGTGCTGTACAAAAAGGCACTAATAACCACCCTTAAGGAGTGgtcaaaaattatgaagaaatgTATTTCCCATCTAATGCAGTGGCACAAGTCccttcccctcccccccaaaaaGGGCACTGTTATAAATTAAAGTATGGGAAAGAAGGTTGTATTTGAAACAATGAGACTGACGAAGAATGACAGACCCTCCTTCTGCCAAAGTatcaatataaattattatggtTCTGAACAATCGCTTAACTGCCCAGTTCTTCTCAGTTGAAAGCTATATCCAAGTGTTTACACTGACAAGTAAAAAAAGGAATGAATAAATGAACTCCTGTGCATCaatgttttgtaataatttcagtttttgtATCGCTTGTTTTCATTGTATTAAGAATTTTGTCCTGAAACATTTTTGATGGGGTAAAGTTGTTTTAACCCGGAATATATACTGTAGTTTTAATCTAGTGATTTCTTTCTATTTCAATTAGCAAAAGTAATCAATTTTACTTTAATATGTGACCCTAACCTGCCAGCTGTACTAAGTG
This region includes:
- the LOC136919823 gene encoding mitochondrial import receptor subunit TOM22 homolog, with amino-acid sequence MPQIENLDDENLADIDETLVERLVGLTEMFPESVRSGTIATARGVVSGAKWLYSVSGKTVWILSTSFVILALPVIFEVERVQTEEAQLQQQRQILLGPGSAGGGMGLPPGYLPPQQQRN